In Thunnus thynnus chromosome 20, fThuThy2.1, whole genome shotgun sequence, a single window of DNA contains:
- the telo2 gene encoding telomere length regulation protein TEL2 homolog yields the protein MKSLAPNTEVRLAVAQCFRTLSTSTDNKDVIAALQTLSSHLDEGPESKTTSVQRAEFRRAHFTHTLQFLVSNIQADWLHSLTAAQRTELWDGLFLRGPPEQALLVLMEGIGELRPGTNLNHLVSITERFLQSGRLADLLWSYCLEAGASDSPQLRETLLGRIVALPDLTANRLHPNNRPLFLPQQYYPLLATEMLAALERTCQALKDGTDCSLTFVAQTLGKLCIQGHSGLVLAVMAPRLSVCTRSDMVWQRVCRKLLENVPQRWMESVLTGLVQAVSGPDALGRIIGNLVLTNKKAQFVITHKLLLLQYKYETQVLRIVLGYLASDRDRRPLLLQVLRSVSQAWANPSAVKHTPLEQQLYVSKALLLCVSLLNDSELQELRSELLQCMLGGMQSHLDSSVVRIRHMGMVVGECLSSRMDINGTKLKFEYEQDEETQELLSLMTPITGDESEPESVNGVSSPQEINKVTPSTQNPSSQNKSETPPSKTEPDSDLDSDDELTPYDMSGDQKINEASPPRYLRDCLETLISSEDAVRVELSLRVTAGLVRKNIFATREISVQLTKVLLHMEDKYSINGFVTLRQATMVALTVTDCIPVTQYLTTEFYSLNYSLRQRLDILEVLALAAQELSKPITDNRDSSLSMAATSDVSPYPGDNPVHWRQVVEKRIQSKTKRLSKGAMQPPAKATPNRYAPVAGHFFFPLLRNYDKPQVTFDLLGSDHLVLGRLIHTLGLFMHLAVNAPIAAQMGRALLDFVWAVRYHVDQMVRRGVLFAVCSVFLSMPSQNLLVDLSDQLFETRTWLADVAEGDPDADCRNLAVQSLVLLDKSLKKQLQDPQALSLES from the exons ATGAAGTCCCTTGCCCCAAATACTGAGGTTCGTCTAGCAGTGGCTCAGTGTTTCCGGACCCTATCTACATCTACGGATAACAAAGATGTTATCGCTGCTCTTCAAACTCTCAGCTCTCACTTGGATGAAGGACCAGAGAGTAAAACCACTTCAGTTCAGCGGGCAGAATTCAGGAGAGCTCACTTCACTCATACCCTCCAGTTTCTTGTAAGCAACATTCAGGCTGACTGGCTGCACAGCCTCACCGCAGCACAGCGCACAGAATTATGGGATGGACTGTTCCTCCGAGGCCCTCCGGAGCAGGCTCTGCTGGTGCTGATGGAGGGAATAGGAGAGCTGAG ACCTGGCACAAATCTGAACCACTTGGTCAGCATCACTGAGAGGTTCCTTCAGAGTGGTCGACTCGCTGACCTGCTGTGGTCCTACTGTCTGGAGGCAGGTGCCTCTGACTCCCCCCAGCTCCGAGAGACTCTGCTAGGACGGATAGTGGCGCTGCCGGACCTCACTGCCAACAGGTTACATCCCAACAACAggcctctctttcttcctcagcAGTACTATCCTCTGCTGGCCACAGAGATGCTCGCTGCCCTAGAGAGGACCTGCCAGGCACTTAAAG ATGGCACAGACTGCTCCTTAACTTTTGTGGCTCAGACACTTGGAAAACTGTGTATCCAAGGGCATAGTG gTTTGGTGCTGGCAGTGATGGCTCCTCGGCTGTCTGTCTGCACGCGCTCAGACATGGTGTGGCAGAGGGTTTGTAGGAAGCTGCTGGAGAACGTTCCACAGCGATGGATGGAGAGTGTGCTCACTGGGCTGGTGCAGGCTGTCAGCGG GCCTGATGCTTTGGGCAGGATCATAGGGAATCTAGTGTTAACGAATAAAAAGGCCCAGTTTGTCATCACTCATAAACTGCTTTTACTACAGTACAAGTATGAG aCTCAGGTATTGAGAATCGTCCTTGGTTACCTCGCATCAGACAGGGATCGAAGGCCACTGCTCCTCCAG GTGTTACGGTCTGTGTCCCAGGCCTGGGCTAATCCCAGTGCAGTGAAACACACACCTCTAGAGCAGCAACTATATGTCAGCAAGGCTTTATTGCTGTGTGTGAGCCTGCTGAACGACTCTGAGCTGCAGGAGCTACGTTCAG AGCTGCTTCAGTGTATGCTGGGCGGCATGCAGAGCCACCTGGACAGCAGTGTGGTGCGTATCAGGCATATGGGGATGGTGGTAGGAGAGTGCCTTAGCTCCCGCATGGATATCAATGGAACCAAGCTCAAGTTTGAG TATGAGCAAGATGAGGAAACTCAAGAGCTGCTTTCTCTGATGACTCCTATCACTGGTGATGAGTCAGAGCCTGAGTCTGTAAATGG AGTCAGCTCTCCTCAAGAGATCAATAAAGTGACTCCATCTACTCAGAATCCATCATCCCAAAATAAGTCAGAAACCCCACCATCAAAAACTGAGCCAGACTCTGACCTGGACAG CGATGATGAGCTCACTCCGTACGATATGTCTGGAGATCAGAAAATAAACGAAGCGTCTCCTCCTCGCTACCTACGAGACTGTCTGGAAA CTTTAATTTCCTCTGAAGATGCAGTGCGTGTGGAGCTCAGTTTGAGAGTCACTGCTGGTTTGGTGAGAAAGAACATCTTTGCAACCAGAGAG ATCAGTGTCCAGCTAACCAAAGTGCTTCTTCACATGGAGGATAAATACAGCATAAATGGCTTCGTGACTCTGAGACAGGCGACCATGGTGGCGCTCACTGTCACCGACTGTATCCCT gTGACTCAGTATTTGACCACAGAGTTTTACTCCCTGAACTACAGTCTTCGCCAGCGGCTAGATATCTTGGAG GTCCTTGCTCTGGCGGCTCAGGAACTCTCTAAGCCAATCACTGACAATAGAGATTCATCTCTGAGTATGGCTGCCACCTCTGATGTGTCTCCATACCCCGGTGACAACCCTGTCCACTGGCGACAAGTCGTTGAGAAGCGGATTCAAAGCAAGACCAAGCGCCTCAGTAAG GGAGCCATGCAACCTCCAGCTAAGGCCACTCCTAACCGTTACGCACCTGTTGCGGGAcacttcttttttcctctgctcaGGAATTATGACAA GCCtcaggtgacctttgaccttctggGCAGCGACCACCTGGTACTTGGCAGGTTGATCCATACCCTTGGACTCTTCATGCATCTGGCAGTCAATGCACCG ATAGCAGCACAGATGGGTCGTGCTCTGCTGGACTTTGTGTGGGCAGTGCGCTACCACGTTGACCA GATGGTGAGACGAGGCGTCCTCTTCgctgtctgctctgtgtttctgaGCATGCCCAGTCAAAACCTGCTGGTAGACCTCAGTGATCAGCTGTTTGAGACCAGAACTTGGCTGGCAG ATGTGGCTGAAGGAGACCCTGATGCTGATTGCCGGAATCTGGCTGTGCAGAGTCTGGTGCTGCTGGATAAGAGCCTAAAGAAACAGCTACAAGATCCACAAGCACTGAGCCTGGAGTCTTGA